Proteins encoded within one genomic window of Pygocentrus nattereri isolate fPygNat1 chromosome 11, fPygNat1.pri, whole genome shotgun sequence:
- the fezf1 gene encoding fez family zinc finger protein 1 yields MDGARFSSAGAPGSPLPPRGPASSIAAAAVKPLAFSIERIMARSPEPRSTPLFPTRESPPALRCVLPLVPLAYEAAHGLELGGSTLHATHSQTFSHHQHQQHVHAHGGGGELLGYKHEHGHYKLFRPRVLSPATAHALHGAARYVSCAAESACAPAAAAAAAGLLGLHPVASYFLNGPLQKAAWAEKARAGAESAHILTEKLLKNSAKISGAAPHSKPKVFTCEVCGKVFNAHYNLTRHMPVHTGARPFVCKVCGKGFRQASTLCRHKIIHTQEKPHKCTQCGKAFNRSSTLNTHARIHAGYKPFVCEFCGKGFHQKGNYKNHKLTHSGEKQFKCNICNKAFHQVYNLTFHMHTHNDKKPFTCPTCGKGFCRNFDLKKHIRKLHDVSPGPPSPPTPITHQQ; encoded by the exons ATGGACGGCGCGCGCTTCTCCTCAGCGGGAGCGCCCGGCTCCCCTCTGCCGCCGCGCGGCCCCGCGAGCTCCATCGCCGCCGCCGCCGTGAAGCCGCTGGCTTTCTCCATCGAACGGATCATGGCGCGTAGCCCGGAGCCGCGCTCGACGCCGCTGTTCCCGACGCGCGAGTCTCCCCCCGCTCTGCGCTGCGTACTACCGCTCGTGCCGCTCGCCTACGAGGCGGCGCACGGGCTCGAGCTCGGCGGCAGCACGCTGCACGCGACTCATTCGCAGACTTTCTCccaccaccagcaccagcagcaCGTGCACGCGCACGGCGGCGGCGGTGAGCTGCTGGGCTACAAGCACGAGCACGGCCACTACAAGCTGTTCCGGCCGCGCGTACTCAGCCCGGCCACGGCGCACGCCCTGCACGGCGCTGCGCGCTACGTGAGCTGTGCGGCGGAGAGCGCGTGCGCGCccgcggcggcggcggcggctgCGGGGCTGCTCGGGCTGCACCCCGTGGCCTCGTACTTCCTGAACGGGCCGCTGCAGAAGGCCGCGTGGGCGGAGAAGGCGCGCGCGGGAGCCGAGAGCGCGCACATCCTCACAGAGAAGCTCCTGAAGAACTCGGCCAAGATCAGCGGCGCCGCGCCGCACAGCAAGCCCAAAGTGTTCACCTGCGAAGTGTGCGGCAAG gtgtTTAACGCGCACTATAACCTGACCCGCCACATGCCAGTTCACACCGGAGCCAGACCCTTCGTGTGTAAAGTGTGCGGTAAAGGATTCCGGCAGGCGAGCACACTGTGTCGACATAAAATCATACACACTCAg GAAAAGCCTCACAAATGCACTCAGTGTGGGAAAGCGTTCAACCGGAGCTCCACTCTCAACACACACGCGCGCATACACGCTGGGTACAAGCCGTTCGTGTGTGAATTCTGCGGGAAAGGCTTTCACCAAAAAG GAAACTACAAAAACCACAAACTAACCCACAGCGGAGAGAAGCAGTTTAAGTGCAATATCTGCAACAAGGCCTTCCACCAGGTGTACAACCTCACCTtccacatgcacactcacaacGACAAGAAGCCCTTCACCTGCCCCACCTGCGGCAAGGGCTTCTGCAGAAACTTTGACCTTAAGAAACACATCCGGAAACTGCACGACGTTTCTCCAGGACCCCCCTCACCGCCCACCCCCATTACCCACCAGCAGTGA
- the aass gene encoding alpha-aminoadipic semialdehyde synthase, mitochondrial isoform X1 translates to MLRLVRNQFRGLTGCMCSLQRSHHHKSVMAIRREDVNVWERRAPLAPRHVKEITAAGYKILVQPSNRRAIHDRYYEKAGAILQDDISEASLIVGVKRPPEEKVLPNKTYAFFSHTIKAQEANMGLLDDILQKNVRLIDYEKMVDENGFRIVAFGKWAGVAGMINILHGLGLRFLALGHHTPFMHIGMAHNYRNVSQAIQAVRDCGYEIALGLMPKSIGPLTFVFTGTGNVSKGAQDIFNELPCEYVEPHEMKEVSESGDPTKVYGTVISRHHHLVRKSDGVYDPFEYEHHPELYTSHFRSSVAPYTTCLINGIYWDPHTPRLLRRLDAQKLMKPSKSSASVTEGRPELPHKFLAICDISADTGGSIEFMTECTTIEKPFCMYDANQHIDHGSVEGNGILMCSIDNLPAQLPIEATEYFGDRLFPYIWEMLPSNATRPLDDEDFSPQVKDAVITSNGKLTPKFEYIGKLRERRETEQILKKSGMKRVLLLGSGYVSGPVIEYLTRDAGTQVTVASMLLSQAEELADKYPNTIPVMFDVTSQEGHLESLVKDHDLVISMLPYIYHPLVAKHCITKKVNMVTASYLSPAMKELESSAEEAGITIVNEMGLDPGIDHMLAMECIDQAKADGCTVESYSSFCGGIPAPECSENPLRYKFSWSPYGVLLNTISPAVYLKDNQVITVPPGGSLMEATTAMEFLPGFNLEGFPNRDSTKYADAYCIESAHTVIRGTLRFKGFSSAMSSFIKLGLINTDPCPMLEQTASPVSWKELLCKQLGLSSSVNNDSFEEAVFNQIGRDEFRMQTLRWLGMLNDEPMPHAGAILASLAKHLEAKLSFDEGERDMIILRNDVGIRHPSGELEMKHMSLVVYGDQNGFSAMAKTVGYPAAIAARMLLNGELNTKGLVVPLTKNIYGPVLKRLQEEGLQVISKSTISE, encoded by the exons ATGCTCCGACTGGTCAGAAACCAATTCAGGGGGCTGACAGGCTGCATGTGCAGCCTGCAGAGGTCACACCATCACAAGTCTGTGATGGCTATCCGGCGTGAGGATGTCAACGTATGGGAGAGGCGAGCACCACTTGCTCCCCGGCACGTGAAGGAAATCACTGCAGCAGGTTACAAAATCCTGGTACAGCCCTCAAACAGGAGAGCCATTCACGACAGA TACTATGAGAAAGCAGGAGCCATCTTACAGGACGACATCTCAGAGGCTTCTCTTATTGTCGGTGTAAAGAGGCCCCCAGAAGAAAAGGTCCTCCCAAATAAAACCTACGCTTTCTTTTCCCATACCATCAAAGCCCAGGAGGCTAACATGGGACTTTTAGATGATATCCTCCAAAAG AATGTGCGGCTCATTGACTATGAAAAAATGGTGGATGAGAATGGTTTCAGAATTGTTGCATTCGGAAAGTGGGCTGGTGttgcag GGATGATTAATATTTTACATGGTCTGGGTCTGCGTTTCCTCGCCCTTGGGCACCACACTCCCTTTATG CACATTGGAATGGCGCACAATTACAGGAATGTCAGTCAAGCTATCCAAGCTGTGAGGGACTGTGGCTATGAGATAGCGCTTGGCCTCATGCCCAAGTCCATTGGTCCACTTACATTTGTGTTCACGGGCACTGGCAATGTATCTAAG GGTGCACAAGATATTTTCAATGAGCTTCCATGTGAATATGTAGAGCCACATGAAATGAAAGAGGTCTCTGAGTCAGGAG ACCCCACTAAAGTGTATGGCACAGTGATCAGCAGACACCACCATCTCGTTCGAAAGAGTGATGGCGTATATGATCCTTTTGAGTATGAACACCATCCTGAACTCTACACCTCACATTTCAGATCTAGC GTTGCACCCTACACAACCTGTCTGATAAATGGCATTTACTGGGACCCACACACTCCTAGGTTACTAAGGCGACTGGATGCACAGAAACTCATGAAACCTTCAAAATCTTCAGCCTCTGTCACTGAGGGCCGGCCTGAACTGCCACACAA GTTCTTGGCTATATGCGACATTTCTGCAGACACAGGGGGCTCCATTGAGTTTATGACAGAGTGTACCACCATTGAGAAGCCCTTCTGTATGTATGATGCCAACCAGCACATAGATCATGGCAG TGTGGAGGGAAATGGCATTCTCATGTGTTCCATTGATAACCTGCCTGCCCAACTTCCCATTGAGGCTACAGAGTATTTTGGTGACCGCTTGTTCCCCTATATCTGGGAAATG CTGCCCTCCAATGCAACCAGACCACTGGATGATGAGGACTTCTCTCCACAAGTGAAAGAC GCTGTAATAACATCCAATGGAAAGTTGACTCCCAAGTTTGAGTACATTGGGAAGCTAAGAGAGAGGAG GGAGACTGAGCAGATCTTGAAGAAAAGCGGGATGAAGCGTGTGTTGCTGTTGGGCTCTGGCTATGTGTCTGGGCCAGTCATTGAGTATCTCACCAGGGATGCTGGCACTCAGGTCACAGTGG CTAGCATGCTTCTGAGCCAAGCTGAAGAACTGGCTGACAAATACCCCAACACCATACCTGTGATGTTTGATGTGACCAGCCAAGAAGGCCATCTTGAGTCTCTGGTGAAAGACCATGACCTTGTCATCAG CATGCTACCTTATATTTATCATCCTCTGGTGGCTAAGCATTGTATCACGAAGAAGGTGAACATGGTCACAGCCAGTTACCTGAGTCCAGCCATGAAGGAACTTGAGAGCAG TGCTGAAGAGGCTGGCATCACCATAGTCAATGAGATGGGCCTGGACCCTGGCATTGATCACATGTTGGCCATGGAGTGCATCGACCAGGCCAAGGCAGACGGTTGCACT GTGGAGTCATACAGCTCCTTCTGTGGTGGTATTCCTGCACCAGAGTGTTCTGAAAATCCACTGCGTTACAAATTCAGCTGGAGTCCATATGGAGTGCTGCTTAATACCATCAGCCCTGCTGTCTACCTCAAAGACAACCAA GTGATCACTGTTCCCCCTGGTGGTTCTCTAATGGAAGCCACGACAGCCATGGAATTCCTGCCAGGTTTTAATCTGGAGGGCTTTCCCAATCGTGATAGCACTAAATATGCAGATGCTTACTGCATAGAGTCTGCACACACTGTAATCAGAGGGACTCTGCGCTTCAAG GGCTTCTCCAGTGCAATGAGCAGCTTTATAAAGCTTGGACTTATCAACACAGACCCTTGTCCAATGCTGGAACAGACAGCTAGTCCTGTCTCTTGG AAAGAGCTCCTGTGCAAGCAGCTTGGCTTATCCTCTTCAGTTAACAATGACTCCTTTGAGGAAGCCGTGTTCAACCAGATAGGGAGAGATGAGTTCAGAATGCAGACACTCAGATG GCTTGGAATGCTTAATGATGAGCCTATGCCACACGCTGGTGCCATCCTGGCATCCCTCGCTAAGCATCTGGAAGCCAAGCtctcttttg ATGAAGGTGAGAGAGATATGATTATCTTGAGGAATGATGTTGGCATTAGGCACCCAAGTGGCGAACTTGAGATGAAGCACATGAGCCTGGTGGTCTATGGGGACCAGAATGGCTTCTCAGCCATGGCCAAAACAGTGGGATACCCAGCAGCTATTGCAGCTCGTATGCTGCTCAATG GTGAGCTGAACACTAAAGGACTTGTGGTGCCATTGACAAAGAATATCTATGGCCCAGTTCTGAAGAGACTTCAGGAGGAAGGCCTTCAGGTCATCTCCAAAAGCACTATATCAGAGTAG
- the aass gene encoding alpha-aminoadipic semialdehyde synthase, mitochondrial isoform X2: MLRLVRNQFRGLTGCMCSLQRSHHHKSVMAIRREDVNVWERRAPLAPRHVKEITAAGYKILVQPSNRRAIHDRYYEKAGAILQDDISEASLIVGVKRPPEEKVLPNKTYAFFSHTIKAQEANMGLLDDILQKNVRLIDYEKMVDENGFRIVAFGKWAGVAGMINILHGLGLRFLALGHHTPFMHIGMAHNYRNVSQAIQAVRDCGYEIALGLMPKSIGPLTFVFTGTGNVSKGAQDIFNELPCEYVEPHEMKEVSESGDPTKVYGTVISRHHHLVRKSDGVYDPFEYEHHPELYTSHFRSSVAPYTTCLINGIYWDPHTPRLLRRLDAQKLMKPSKSSASVTEGRPELPHKFLAICDISADTGGSIEFMTECTTIEKPFCMYDANQHIDHGSVEGNGILMCSIDNLPAQLPIEATEYFGDRLFPYIWEMLPSNATRPLDDEDFSPQVKDAVITSNGKLTPKFEYIGKLRERRETEQILKKSGMKRVLLLGSGYVSGPVIEYLTRDAGTQVTVASMLLSQAEELADKYPNTIPVMFDVTSQEGHLESLVKDHDLVISMLPYIYHPLVAKHCITKKVNMVTASYLSPAMKELESSAEEAGITIVNEMGLDPGIDHMLAMECIDQAKADGCTVESYSSFCGGIPAPECSENPLRYKFSWSPYGVLLNTISPAVYLKDNQVITVPPGGSLMEATTAMEFLPGFNLEGFPNRDSTKYADAYCIESAHTVIRGTLRFKGFSSAMSSFIKLGLINTDPCPMLEQTASPVSWKELLCKQLGLSSSVNNDSFEEAVFNQIGRDEFRMQTLRWLGMLNDEPMPHAGAILASLAKHLEAKLSFGKH, from the exons ATGCTCCGACTGGTCAGAAACCAATTCAGGGGGCTGACAGGCTGCATGTGCAGCCTGCAGAGGTCACACCATCACAAGTCTGTGATGGCTATCCGGCGTGAGGATGTCAACGTATGGGAGAGGCGAGCACCACTTGCTCCCCGGCACGTGAAGGAAATCACTGCAGCAGGTTACAAAATCCTGGTACAGCCCTCAAACAGGAGAGCCATTCACGACAGA TACTATGAGAAAGCAGGAGCCATCTTACAGGACGACATCTCAGAGGCTTCTCTTATTGTCGGTGTAAAGAGGCCCCCAGAAGAAAAGGTCCTCCCAAATAAAACCTACGCTTTCTTTTCCCATACCATCAAAGCCCAGGAGGCTAACATGGGACTTTTAGATGATATCCTCCAAAAG AATGTGCGGCTCATTGACTATGAAAAAATGGTGGATGAGAATGGTTTCAGAATTGTTGCATTCGGAAAGTGGGCTGGTGttgcag GGATGATTAATATTTTACATGGTCTGGGTCTGCGTTTCCTCGCCCTTGGGCACCACACTCCCTTTATG CACATTGGAATGGCGCACAATTACAGGAATGTCAGTCAAGCTATCCAAGCTGTGAGGGACTGTGGCTATGAGATAGCGCTTGGCCTCATGCCCAAGTCCATTGGTCCACTTACATTTGTGTTCACGGGCACTGGCAATGTATCTAAG GGTGCACAAGATATTTTCAATGAGCTTCCATGTGAATATGTAGAGCCACATGAAATGAAAGAGGTCTCTGAGTCAGGAG ACCCCACTAAAGTGTATGGCACAGTGATCAGCAGACACCACCATCTCGTTCGAAAGAGTGATGGCGTATATGATCCTTTTGAGTATGAACACCATCCTGAACTCTACACCTCACATTTCAGATCTAGC GTTGCACCCTACACAACCTGTCTGATAAATGGCATTTACTGGGACCCACACACTCCTAGGTTACTAAGGCGACTGGATGCACAGAAACTCATGAAACCTTCAAAATCTTCAGCCTCTGTCACTGAGGGCCGGCCTGAACTGCCACACAA GTTCTTGGCTATATGCGACATTTCTGCAGACACAGGGGGCTCCATTGAGTTTATGACAGAGTGTACCACCATTGAGAAGCCCTTCTGTATGTATGATGCCAACCAGCACATAGATCATGGCAG TGTGGAGGGAAATGGCATTCTCATGTGTTCCATTGATAACCTGCCTGCCCAACTTCCCATTGAGGCTACAGAGTATTTTGGTGACCGCTTGTTCCCCTATATCTGGGAAATG CTGCCCTCCAATGCAACCAGACCACTGGATGATGAGGACTTCTCTCCACAAGTGAAAGAC GCTGTAATAACATCCAATGGAAAGTTGACTCCCAAGTTTGAGTACATTGGGAAGCTAAGAGAGAGGAG GGAGACTGAGCAGATCTTGAAGAAAAGCGGGATGAAGCGTGTGTTGCTGTTGGGCTCTGGCTATGTGTCTGGGCCAGTCATTGAGTATCTCACCAGGGATGCTGGCACTCAGGTCACAGTGG CTAGCATGCTTCTGAGCCAAGCTGAAGAACTGGCTGACAAATACCCCAACACCATACCTGTGATGTTTGATGTGACCAGCCAAGAAGGCCATCTTGAGTCTCTGGTGAAAGACCATGACCTTGTCATCAG CATGCTACCTTATATTTATCATCCTCTGGTGGCTAAGCATTGTATCACGAAGAAGGTGAACATGGTCACAGCCAGTTACCTGAGTCCAGCCATGAAGGAACTTGAGAGCAG TGCTGAAGAGGCTGGCATCACCATAGTCAATGAGATGGGCCTGGACCCTGGCATTGATCACATGTTGGCCATGGAGTGCATCGACCAGGCCAAGGCAGACGGTTGCACT GTGGAGTCATACAGCTCCTTCTGTGGTGGTATTCCTGCACCAGAGTGTTCTGAAAATCCACTGCGTTACAAATTCAGCTGGAGTCCATATGGAGTGCTGCTTAATACCATCAGCCCTGCTGTCTACCTCAAAGACAACCAA GTGATCACTGTTCCCCCTGGTGGTTCTCTAATGGAAGCCACGACAGCCATGGAATTCCTGCCAGGTTTTAATCTGGAGGGCTTTCCCAATCGTGATAGCACTAAATATGCAGATGCTTACTGCATAGAGTCTGCACACACTGTAATCAGAGGGACTCTGCGCTTCAAG GGCTTCTCCAGTGCAATGAGCAGCTTTATAAAGCTTGGACTTATCAACACAGACCCTTGTCCAATGCTGGAACAGACAGCTAGTCCTGTCTCTTGG AAAGAGCTCCTGTGCAAGCAGCTTGGCTTATCCTCTTCAGTTAACAATGACTCCTTTGAGGAAGCCGTGTTCAACCAGATAGGGAGAGATGAGTTCAGAATGCAGACACTCAGATG GCTTGGAATGCTTAATGATGAGCCTATGCCACACGCTGGTGCCATCCTGGCATCCCTCGCTAAGCATCTGGAAGCCAAGCtctcttttggtaaacactg A